In Dromaius novaehollandiae isolate bDroNov1 chromosome 16, bDroNov1.hap1, whole genome shotgun sequence, one genomic interval encodes:
- the MMP9 gene encoding matrix metalloproteinase-9 produces MDAASRQHQHRAMGLALLAPLAVGLLALSCCAAPLQAQPRAVVTFPGELVRGLSDVELAESYLVRFGYATEGEARTSSKHVSLAKALRKMQKQLGLEETGQLDASTLEAMQAPRCGVPDVGRFLTFEGDLKWDHTDLTYRVMNYSPDLDRAIIDDAFMRAFKVWSDVTPLTFTQIYSGEADIMIMFGTQEHGDGYPFDGKDGLLAHAFPPGRGVQGDAHFDDDEFWTLGTGLVVKTRYGNANGADCHFPFVFEGRSYSRCITEGRTDGLPWCATTASYDADKTYGFCPSELLYTQGGNSDGSPCVFPFVFGGVSYDACTTDGRSDGYRWCATTASFDQDKKYGFCPNRDTAVVGGNSQGDPCVFPFTFLGESYSTCTSAGRQDGKLWCATTGSYDADKKWGFCPDRGYSIFLVAAHEFGHSLGLDHSSVREALMYPMYRYVEDFQLHADDVRGIQYLYGRGSGPEPTAPAPVPTQEPQPVPTEAGSASTTEEEEEEGTPEPTAEPSPVDPSRDACMENKFDAITEINGELHFFKNGKYWTRSSVWKSGIQGAFSIADTWPGLPAVIDAAFQDVLTKRVFFFAGRHFWVFSGKSLLGPRGIEKLGIGKEAGRIAGALQRGRGKVLLFSGENYWRLDVKVQRVDKGYPRATDDVFTGVPLDARNVFLYQDKYHFCQGHFCWRMTPRYQVDRVGYLKYDILQCPQP; encoded by the exons ATGGACGCAGCCTCCCGCCAGCACCAGCACCGCGCCATGGGGCTCGCCCTCCTGGCGCCGCTCGCCGTGGGGCTGCTGGCCCTCTCCTGCTGCGCGGCCCCTCTCCAGGCGCAGCCGCGGGCGGTCGTCACCTTCCCGGGGGAGCTGGTCCGCGGCCTGTCCGACGTGGAGCTGGCGGAG agctACCTGGTGCGGTTCGGCTACGCCACGGAGGGGGAGGCGAGGACGAGCAGCAAGCACGTGTCGCTGGCCAAAGCGCTGCGCAAGATGCAGAAGCAGCTGGGTCTGGAGGAGACGGGGCAGCTGGACGCCAGCACCCTCGAGGCCATGCAAGCCCCTCGCTGCGGCGTCCCCGACGTGGGCAGGTTCCTCACCTTCGAGGGGGACCTCAAGTGGGACCACACGGACCTCACGTACCG GGTGATGAACTACTCCCCCGACCTCGACCGCGCCATAATAGACGATGCCTTCATGCGAGCGTTCAAAGTGTGGAGCGACGTGACCCCCCTCACCTTCACCCAGATATACAGCGGCGAGGCGGACATCATGATCATGTTCGGCACCCAAG AGCACGGTGATGGGTACCCGTTCGACGGCAAGGACGGGCTCCTGGCCCACGCCTTTCCCCCGGGCAGGGGCGTTCAGGGCGATGCCCACTTCGACGACGACGAGTTCTGGACGCTGGGAACCGGCTTAG TGGTGAAGACCCGCTACGGGAACGCCAACGGGGCCGACTGCCACTTCCCCTTCGTCTTCGAGGGCCGCTCCTACTCGCGGTGCATCACGGAGGGGCGCACGGACGGGCTGCCCTGGTGTGCCACCACCGCCAGCTACGACGCCGACAAGACCTACGGCTTCTGCCCCAGCGAGC TCCTCTACACCCAGGGCGGCAACAGCGACGGGTCCCCCTGCGTCTTCCCCTTCGTCTTCGGCGGCGTCTCCTACGACGCCTGCACCACGGACGGGCGCTCCGACGGCTACCGCTGGTGTGCCACCACGGCCAGCTTCGACCAGGACAAGAAATACGGCTTCTGCCCCAACCGAG ACACGGCGGTGGTCGGCGGGAACTCCCAAGGGGACCCCTGCGTCTTCCCCTTCACCTTCCTGGGCGAGTCGTACAGCACGTGCACCAGCGCGGGCCGGCAGGACGGGAAGCTGTGGTGTGCCACCACCGGCAGCTACGACGCCGACAAGAAGTGGGGGTTCTGCCCGGACAGAG GTTACAGCATCTTCCTGGTGGCCGCCCACGAGTTCGGCCACTCGCTGGGGCTGGACCACTCCAGCGTGCGCGAGGCTCTGATGTACCCCATGTACCGCTACGTCGAGGACTTCCAGCTGCACGCAGACGACGTCAGGGGCATCCAGTACCTCTACG GCCGCGGCTCTGGCCCGGAGCCCACCGCCCCTGCGCCCGTGCCCACCCAGGAGCCCCAGCCCGTGCCCACCGAGGCCGGCAGCGCCTCCaccacggaggaggaggaggaggagggaacgCCGGAGCCTACGGCTGAGCCCAGCCCGGTGGACCCCAGCCGGGATGCCTGCATGGAGAACAAATTTGACGCCATCACGGAGATCAACGGGGAGCTGCATTTCTTCAAGAACGG CAAATACTGGACCCGCTCGTCCGTCTGGAAATCAGGCATCCAGGGTGCCTTCTCCATCGCGGACACCTGGCCCGGCCTCCCGGCCGTCATCGATGCCGCCTTCCAGGACGTGCTCACCAAGAGGGTCTTCTTCTTCGCTG GGCGGCACTTCTGGGTGTTTTCTGGCAAGAGCTTGCTGGGCCCGCGCGGGATCGAGAAGCTGGGCATCGGGAAGGAAGCCGGCCGCATCGCGGGGGCcctgcagcggggccgcggcaAAGTGCTGCTCTTCAGCGGGGAGAACTACTGGAG GCTGGACGTGAAGGTCCAGAGGGTGGATAAGGGCTACCCCCGCGCCACCGACGACGTGTTCACCGGCGTCCCCCTCGACGCGCGCAACGTCTTCCTGTACCAAG ACAAGTACCACTTCTGCCAGGGCCACTTCTGCTGGAGAATGACCCCGCGCTACCAGGTGGACCGCGTGGGCTACCTCAAGTACGACATCctgcagtgcccgcagccctga